One stretch of Oncorhynchus masou masou isolate Uvic2021 chromosome 9, UVic_Omas_1.1, whole genome shotgun sequence DNA includes these proteins:
- the LOC135546319 gene encoding alpha-2-macroglobulin-like isoform X2 → MCTTVMAMALNFLCLVFITSVILRTATSSTFNESIYLVTVSSEVVGGTTEKLCAQVHQATEPLLLNVSLEMEGGSGTILLEEDVTEDFYRCISFQVPPVKTDSVATVHVSIKGRKDEMSKKTKILIKPKRFLTIFQTDKPVYKPGQTVKFRIVSLDASFLSFNQMYLTVELQDPNSNRIAQWLNQSTVSGILDLSHPMSAEATQGSYIITAWNEKGEQTSQTFDIKEYVLPKYEVKVYLPQTITILDKQATLRVCGKYTYGKPVLGSVTAKVCRNIIQYRWLYDAINICELYLMKTDTTGCATQMIDVTRFGLNESKFDDFEVETEMEEYGTGVILKGRGKASFTNVIVTVRFEDVPQAYKPGIAYEGKIKVTGPDSSPVPNEPVYLLLQNSGKSENWTLTTDSKGIASFSLDTSLWSSDSVSLSARYQKVEKDYPYEQGVRRPEYSSDYHFARKFYSKSKSFVKIMQGEGKFSCEKDGIVLAHYIIQGVELKKGQTTLDFFYLVISRGSIQQHGHLPVTVTEGKVNQGELTLSLQRMPELTPFAQVVVYTVLPDGEAVADSRDFPIHLCLKNEVSLKFSSLQELPGEKTSLSLQAHPGSLCSLRAIDQSVLLLQPEQELSLDSVFSQLPVQKLSGYSYRVEDFDPYPCRPFPPIIKAEMEVLPPPVPKLAEELEAPPVPDRKKRSFWFGPNNDKNDVYNIFKEVGIKILTNSDVKKPYHCMIPFSMEYDGMVEKEEIDAPVSMANMMPETSAARASDGPKETVRTYFPETWIWDLIPVGRTGKVNVEKTVPDTITKWAAGAFCTSPVGFGLAPNTGLTAFQPFFVSLTLPYSVIRGEVFTLKATVFNYLSKCITVKVTLAESNQFKARPCEGCQYTLCLCAEESRTFKWIVTPTALGEVSVKVSAEALKTEKLCGNEVATVPEKGRIDTVVQTLLVEAEGTQETVSHNALLCPAEGPVEKDISLKLPEVFVEGSAKASLSVLGDLMGRAMKNLDSLLQMPYGCGEQNMVLFAPNIYILNYLQSTRQLTMEIQTRATGFLDSGYQRELNYKHDDGSYSAFGKSDESGNTWLTSFVLKSFGGAKPYIFVDPAHIAQAKAWLASHQQTDGCIASVGKLFHNGMKGGVGDQVSLTAYITAALLELDGNTSDPMVEKSLMCLKAAVSDQLENTYTMALLSYTFTLAQNQDMRAKLITHLDKMAATSGGNRHWERPEASGTKTDSLEVEMTSYVLLALLSGPTIPGFGLEYSTGIVRWLAQQQNPYGGFASTQDTVVALQALAKYGAATFSPEGASTVSVSSAGGLKMEFTVNQNNRLLYQEEQLREVPGDYNIKAQGKSCVFVQIAMHYNIPPPPDFSAFNISTETLGKCDGTKKSLIVSVAVSYNGRREETNMVIINVKLLSGFVLDKSSLRPLKNDPTVKRVDLEEGHVIIYLDGLKQKETKTYSLAIEEDVPVRNLKPAVVKVYDYYQTSDEAVSEYSSPCAESDEVNEV, encoded by the exons GATTTACCTGGTGACGGTCAGCTCAGAGGTGGTAGGAGGGACCACAGAGAAACTTTGTGCTCAGGTCCACCAAGCCACAGAGCCTCTGTTGTTGAATGTGTCGCTGGAAATGGAGGGTGGCAGCGGCACCATTCTACTGGAGGAAGACGTAACAGAGGACTTCTATCGCTGCATCTCCTTCCAG GTACCCCCAGTGAAGACTGACAGTGTGGCCACTGTCCATGTCAGCATCAAGGGGAGGAAGGATGAGATGAGTAAAAAGACCAAGATCCTTATCAAGCCTAAAAGATTCCTCACCATTTTCCAGACCGACAAACCAGTCTACAaacctggacagacag TCAAGTTCCGAATCGTCTCACTGGATGCCAGTTTCTTGTCATTCAATCAGATG TATCTAACAGTGGAGCTTCAG GACCCAAACTCCAACCGCATTGCTCAGTGGTTGAACCAGTCAACAGTGAGTGGAATTCTGGACCTGTCCCACCCCATGTCCGCAGAGGCAACGCAAGGAAGTTACATCATCACTGCATGGAATGAGAAGGGAGAGCAAACTTCCCAAACCTTTGACATCAAAGAATATG TTTTACCCAAATATGAGGTCAAAGTCTATCTACCCCAAACAATCACTATTCTGGACAAGCAAGCAACACTGAGAGTTTGTGGAAA ATACACTTATGGAAAACCAGTGCTGGGGTCTGTCACGGCGAAAGTTTGCAGAAATATCATTCAATATCGCTGGTTATATGATGCTATTAATATCTGCGAGTTGTATCTTATGAAA ACCGACACAACTGGTTGTGCAACCCAAATGATTGACGTGACCCGGTTCGGTCTAAATGAATCAAAGTTTGATGACTTCGAAGTGGAGACTGAGATGGAAGAATATGGAACGG GGGTCATCCTTAAAGGTAGGGGTAAGGCAAGCTTCACCAATGTCATCGTAACTGTTCGTTTTGAGGACGTGCCCCAAGCATATAAACCAGGAATTGCATACGAGGGGAAG ATTAAGGTGACCGGTCCCGACTCTAGTCCCGTTCCCAATGAGCCTGTGTATCTCCTCCTACAAAACAGTGGCAAATCTGAAAACTGGACTCTCACCACAGACAGCAAGGGCATTGCTTCCTTCTCTCTAGACACTTCTCTATGGAGTtctgattctgtctctctgtcg GCTCGTTATCAAAAGGTTGAGAAGGATTATCCGTACGAGCAGGGTGTGCGTAGACCAGAATATTCATCCGATTACCACTTCGCAAGAAAATTTTATTCTAAGAGCAAGAGTTTTGTGAAGATAATGCAGGGCGAAGGGAAGTTCTCCTGTGAGAAGGACGGTATTGTTCTTGCTCACTACATCATCCAAGGGGTGGAGCTGAAAAAGGGACAGACGACCCTGGACTTTTTCTATCTG GTTATATCTAGAGGCAGCATTCAGCAGCACGGCCATCTTCCGGTGACTGTTACAGAAGGAAAAG TAAACCAAGGGGAGCTGACTCTCTCGCTGCAGCGGATGCCTGAGCTGACCCCTTTTGCCCAGGTAGTGGTGTACACCGTGTTGCCTGATGGGGAGGCAGTAGCAGACAGCCGAGACTTCCCCATTCACCTCTGCCTAAAAAACGAG gtgTCCCTGAAGTTCTCGTCCCTCCAGGAGTTGCCAGGGGAGAAGACCTCTCTGAGCCTCCAGGCCCACCCAGGGTCTCTGTGTTCTCTCAGGGCCATCGACCAGAGTGTGCTGCTGCTGCAGCCTGAACAGGAGCTCAGCCTAGACTCT GTCTTCAGTCAGCTGCCTGTTCAGAAGTTGTCTGGATATTCATACAGGGTAGAAGACTTTGACCCCTACCCATGCCGACCATTTCCTCCAATCATTAAAGCGGAGATGGAAGTGCTCCCTCCACCTGTCCCTAAACTGGCCGAGGAGTTAGAAGCACCACCCGTACCTGACAGGAAAAAACGCTCATTCTGGTTTGGCCCCAACAATGACAAAAACGATGTTTACAACATCTTTAAA GAAGTTGGAATCAAGATCCTGACCAACTCTGACGTGAAAAAACCTTACCACTGTATGATACCCTTTTCAATGGAATATGACGGTATGGTAGAAAAGG AAGAAATTGATGCTCCAGTGTCAATGGCCAACATGATGCCAGAGACCTCAGCCGCTAGAGCCTCTGACGGGCCTAAGGAGACTGTCCGCACGTACTTCCCTGAGACCTGGATCTGGGACCTGATTCCTGTGGG ACGTACAGGAAAAGTGAATGTTGAGAAGACTGTCCCAGACACCATCACTAAGTGGGCTGCAGGGGCGTTCTGTACTTCCCCAGTGGGTTTTGGCCTGGCTCCCAACACTGGCCTCACTGCCTTCCAACCCTTCTTTGTGAGCCTGACGCTGCCCTACTCTGTCATCCGGGGGGAGGTGTTCACACTCAAGGCCACAGTGTTCAACTACCTCTCCAAGTGTATCACG GTGAAGGTGACTCTAGCTGAGTCGAACCAGTTCAAAGCCAGGCCATGTGAAGGCTGCCAGTacacactgtgtctgtgtgctgaAGAGAGCAGGACCTTCAAGTGGATCGTTACTCCTACTGCTCTAG GGGAGGTGAGTGTGAAAGTGAGCGCCGAGGCATTGAAAACTGAGAAGCTCTGTGGCAACGAGGTGGCCACGGTGCCAGAGAAGGGACGCATTGACACCGTTGTGCAAACACTGCTGGTGGAG GCCGAGGGAACCCAGGAGACGGTCAGCCACAacgctctgctctgccctgcag AGGGCCCAGTGGAGAAGGACATCTCTCTGAAGCTGCCTGAGGTGTTTGTGGAGGGCTCTGCCAAGGCCTCCCTCTCAGTACTGG GTGACCTGATGGGTCGGGCCATGAAGAACCTGGACAGCCTGTTGCAGATGCCCTATGGCTGTGGAGAGCAGAACATGGTGCTTTTTGCTCCCAACATCTACATCCTCAACTACCTGCAAAGCACCAGGCAGCTCACCATGGAGATCCAGACCAGGGCCACGGGCTTCCTAGACAGTG GCTACCAGAGAGAGCTCAACTACAAGCATGACGATGGCTCCTACAGTGCCTTTGGGAAGAGCGATGAGTCTGGAAACACGTG GCTCACCTCCTTTGTGCTGAAGTCCTTTGGAGGGGCCAAGCCCTACATCTTTGTGGACCCCGCCCACATTGCCCAGGCCAAGGCCTGGTTGGCCAGTCACCAGCAGACGGATGGCTGCATCGCGTCAGTGGGGAAACTCTTCCATAACGGCATGAAG GGAGGGGTTGGGGATCAAGTGTCACTCACTGCCTACATCACCGCTGCACTGCTGGAGCTGGATGGCAACACTTCT GACCCCATGGTGGAGAAGAGTCTGATGTGTCTGAAGGCAGCAGTGTCTGACCAGCTGGAGAACACCTACACCATGGCCCTGCTATCGTACACCTTCACCCTGGCCCAAAACCAGGACATGAGGGCCAAGCTcatcacccacctggacaagatGGCTGCTACCTCCG GTGGCAATCGTCACTGGGAGAGACCAGAGGCTTCTGGGACAAAGACAGACTCTCTGGAGGTGGAGATGACATCCTATGTGCTGCTGGCGCTGCTCTCCGGTCCCACCATACCAGGCTTTGGGCTGGAATACTCCACTGGCATCGTCCGATGGCTGGCCCAGCAGCAGAACCCCTATGGAGGATTCGCCTCCACACAG GACACAGTGGTTGCACTGCAGGCCCTGGCCAAGTACGGTGCTGCCACCTTCAGTCCAGAGGGCGCTAGTACAGTCAGTGTGAGCTCGGCCGGCGGCCTGAAGATGGAGTTTACTGTGAATCAGAACAACAGGCTGCTCTATCAGGAGGAGCAGCTGAGGGAGGTCCCTGGGGACTACAACATCAAGGCACAGGGCAAAAGCTGCGTGTTTGTGCAG ATCGCCATGCACTACAATATTCCCCCTCCTCCTGACTTCTCTGCTTTCAACATCTCAACAGAGACACTCGGGAAATGTGACGGCACCAAGAAATCTCTGATCGTGTCTGTGGCTGTCAG TTACAATGGTCGGCGAGAGGAGACCAACATGGTGATCATCAATGTCAAGCTTCTCTCAGGCTTCGTCTTGGACAAGTCCTCCCTCAGGCCT TTGAAAAATGACCCCACTGTCAAACGTGTTGACCTGGAGGAAGGACATGTCATCATCTACCTAGATGGG CTCAAGCAGAAGGAAACGAAGACGTACAGCCTAGCCATAGAGGAGGATGTGCCTGTGAGGAATCTGAAACCAGCTGTGGTGAAAGTGTATGACTACTACCAGACAA GTGATGAAGCTGTGAGTGAATACAGCTCCCCGTGTGCAGAGA
- the LOC135546319 gene encoding alpha-2-macroglobulin-like isoform X1, with protein sequence MCTTVMAMALNFLCLVFITSVILRTATSSTFNESIYLVTVSSEVVGGTTEKLCAQVHQATEPLLLNVSLEMEGGSGTILLEEDVTEDFYRCISFQVPPVKTDSVATVHVSIKGRKDEMSKKTKILIKPKRFLTIFQTDKPVYKPGQTVKFRIVSLDASFLSFNQMYLTVELQDPNSNRIAQWLNQSTVSGILDLSHPMSAEATQGSYIITAWNEKGEQTSQTFDIKEYVLPKYEVKVYLPQTITILDKQATLRVCGKYTYGKPVLGSVTAKVCRNIIQYRWLYDAINICELYLMKTDTTGCATQMIDVTRFGLNESKFDDFEVETEMEEYGTGVILKGRGKASFTNVIVTVRFEDVPQAYKPGIAYEGKIKVTGPDSSPVPNEPVYLLLQNSGKSENWTLTTDSKGIASFSLDTSLWSSDSVSLSARYQKVEKDYPYEQGVRRPEYSSDYHFARKFYSKSKSFVKIMQGEGKFSCEKDGIVLAHYIIQGVELKKGQTTLDFFYLVISRGSIQQHGHLPVTVTEGKVNQGELTLSLQRMPELTPFAQVVVYTVLPDGEAVADSRDFPIHLCLKNEVSLKFSSLQELPGEKTSLSLQAHPGSLCSLRAIDQSVLLLQPEQELSLDSVFSQLPVQKLSGYSYRVEDFDPYPCRPFPPIIKAEMEVLPPPVPKLAEELEAPPVPDRKKRSFWFGPNNDKNDVYNIFKEVGIKILTNSDVKKPYHCMIPFSMEYDGMVEKVEEIDAPVSMANMMPETSAARASDGPKETVRTYFPETWIWDLIPVGRTGKVNVEKTVPDTITKWAAGAFCTSPVGFGLAPNTGLTAFQPFFVSLTLPYSVIRGEVFTLKATVFNYLSKCITVKVTLAESNQFKARPCEGCQYTLCLCAEESRTFKWIVTPTALGEVSVKVSAEALKTEKLCGNEVATVPEKGRIDTVVQTLLVEAEGTQETVSHNALLCPAEGPVEKDISLKLPEVFVEGSAKASLSVLGDLMGRAMKNLDSLLQMPYGCGEQNMVLFAPNIYILNYLQSTRQLTMEIQTRATGFLDSGYQRELNYKHDDGSYSAFGKSDESGNTWLTSFVLKSFGGAKPYIFVDPAHIAQAKAWLASHQQTDGCIASVGKLFHNGMKGGVGDQVSLTAYITAALLELDGNTSDPMVEKSLMCLKAAVSDQLENTYTMALLSYTFTLAQNQDMRAKLITHLDKMAATSGGNRHWERPEASGTKTDSLEVEMTSYVLLALLSGPTIPGFGLEYSTGIVRWLAQQQNPYGGFASTQDTVVALQALAKYGAATFSPEGASTVSVSSAGGLKMEFTVNQNNRLLYQEEQLREVPGDYNIKAQGKSCVFVQIAMHYNIPPPPDFSAFNISTETLGKCDGTKKSLIVSVAVSYNGRREETNMVIINVKLLSGFVLDKSSLRPLKNDPTVKRVDLEEGHVIIYLDGLKQKETKTYSLAIEEDVPVRNLKPAVVKVYDYYQTSDEAVSEYSSPCAESDEVNEV encoded by the exons GATTTACCTGGTGACGGTCAGCTCAGAGGTGGTAGGAGGGACCACAGAGAAACTTTGTGCTCAGGTCCACCAAGCCACAGAGCCTCTGTTGTTGAATGTGTCGCTGGAAATGGAGGGTGGCAGCGGCACCATTCTACTGGAGGAAGACGTAACAGAGGACTTCTATCGCTGCATCTCCTTCCAG GTACCCCCAGTGAAGACTGACAGTGTGGCCACTGTCCATGTCAGCATCAAGGGGAGGAAGGATGAGATGAGTAAAAAGACCAAGATCCTTATCAAGCCTAAAAGATTCCTCACCATTTTCCAGACCGACAAACCAGTCTACAaacctggacagacag TCAAGTTCCGAATCGTCTCACTGGATGCCAGTTTCTTGTCATTCAATCAGATG TATCTAACAGTGGAGCTTCAG GACCCAAACTCCAACCGCATTGCTCAGTGGTTGAACCAGTCAACAGTGAGTGGAATTCTGGACCTGTCCCACCCCATGTCCGCAGAGGCAACGCAAGGAAGTTACATCATCACTGCATGGAATGAGAAGGGAGAGCAAACTTCCCAAACCTTTGACATCAAAGAATATG TTTTACCCAAATATGAGGTCAAAGTCTATCTACCCCAAACAATCACTATTCTGGACAAGCAAGCAACACTGAGAGTTTGTGGAAA ATACACTTATGGAAAACCAGTGCTGGGGTCTGTCACGGCGAAAGTTTGCAGAAATATCATTCAATATCGCTGGTTATATGATGCTATTAATATCTGCGAGTTGTATCTTATGAAA ACCGACACAACTGGTTGTGCAACCCAAATGATTGACGTGACCCGGTTCGGTCTAAATGAATCAAAGTTTGATGACTTCGAAGTGGAGACTGAGATGGAAGAATATGGAACGG GGGTCATCCTTAAAGGTAGGGGTAAGGCAAGCTTCACCAATGTCATCGTAACTGTTCGTTTTGAGGACGTGCCCCAAGCATATAAACCAGGAATTGCATACGAGGGGAAG ATTAAGGTGACCGGTCCCGACTCTAGTCCCGTTCCCAATGAGCCTGTGTATCTCCTCCTACAAAACAGTGGCAAATCTGAAAACTGGACTCTCACCACAGACAGCAAGGGCATTGCTTCCTTCTCTCTAGACACTTCTCTATGGAGTtctgattctgtctctctgtcg GCTCGTTATCAAAAGGTTGAGAAGGATTATCCGTACGAGCAGGGTGTGCGTAGACCAGAATATTCATCCGATTACCACTTCGCAAGAAAATTTTATTCTAAGAGCAAGAGTTTTGTGAAGATAATGCAGGGCGAAGGGAAGTTCTCCTGTGAGAAGGACGGTATTGTTCTTGCTCACTACATCATCCAAGGGGTGGAGCTGAAAAAGGGACAGACGACCCTGGACTTTTTCTATCTG GTTATATCTAGAGGCAGCATTCAGCAGCACGGCCATCTTCCGGTGACTGTTACAGAAGGAAAAG TAAACCAAGGGGAGCTGACTCTCTCGCTGCAGCGGATGCCTGAGCTGACCCCTTTTGCCCAGGTAGTGGTGTACACCGTGTTGCCTGATGGGGAGGCAGTAGCAGACAGCCGAGACTTCCCCATTCACCTCTGCCTAAAAAACGAG gtgTCCCTGAAGTTCTCGTCCCTCCAGGAGTTGCCAGGGGAGAAGACCTCTCTGAGCCTCCAGGCCCACCCAGGGTCTCTGTGTTCTCTCAGGGCCATCGACCAGAGTGTGCTGCTGCTGCAGCCTGAACAGGAGCTCAGCCTAGACTCT GTCTTCAGTCAGCTGCCTGTTCAGAAGTTGTCTGGATATTCATACAGGGTAGAAGACTTTGACCCCTACCCATGCCGACCATTTCCTCCAATCATTAAAGCGGAGATGGAAGTGCTCCCTCCACCTGTCCCTAAACTGGCCGAGGAGTTAGAAGCACCACCCGTACCTGACAGGAAAAAACGCTCATTCTGGTTTGGCCCCAACAATGACAAAAACGATGTTTACAACATCTTTAAA GAAGTTGGAATCAAGATCCTGACCAACTCTGACGTGAAAAAACCTTACCACTGTATGATACCCTTTTCAATGGAATATGACGGTATGGTAGAAAAGG TAGAAGAAATTGATGCTCCAGTGTCAATGGCCAACATGATGCCAGAGACCTCAGCCGCTAGAGCCTCTGACGGGCCTAAGGAGACTGTCCGCACGTACTTCCCTGAGACCTGGATCTGGGACCTGATTCCTGTGGG ACGTACAGGAAAAGTGAATGTTGAGAAGACTGTCCCAGACACCATCACTAAGTGGGCTGCAGGGGCGTTCTGTACTTCCCCAGTGGGTTTTGGCCTGGCTCCCAACACTGGCCTCACTGCCTTCCAACCCTTCTTTGTGAGCCTGACGCTGCCCTACTCTGTCATCCGGGGGGAGGTGTTCACACTCAAGGCCACAGTGTTCAACTACCTCTCCAAGTGTATCACG GTGAAGGTGACTCTAGCTGAGTCGAACCAGTTCAAAGCCAGGCCATGTGAAGGCTGCCAGTacacactgtgtctgtgtgctgaAGAGAGCAGGACCTTCAAGTGGATCGTTACTCCTACTGCTCTAG GGGAGGTGAGTGTGAAAGTGAGCGCCGAGGCATTGAAAACTGAGAAGCTCTGTGGCAACGAGGTGGCCACGGTGCCAGAGAAGGGACGCATTGACACCGTTGTGCAAACACTGCTGGTGGAG GCCGAGGGAACCCAGGAGACGGTCAGCCACAacgctctgctctgccctgcag AGGGCCCAGTGGAGAAGGACATCTCTCTGAAGCTGCCTGAGGTGTTTGTGGAGGGCTCTGCCAAGGCCTCCCTCTCAGTACTGG GTGACCTGATGGGTCGGGCCATGAAGAACCTGGACAGCCTGTTGCAGATGCCCTATGGCTGTGGAGAGCAGAACATGGTGCTTTTTGCTCCCAACATCTACATCCTCAACTACCTGCAAAGCACCAGGCAGCTCACCATGGAGATCCAGACCAGGGCCACGGGCTTCCTAGACAGTG GCTACCAGAGAGAGCTCAACTACAAGCATGACGATGGCTCCTACAGTGCCTTTGGGAAGAGCGATGAGTCTGGAAACACGTG GCTCACCTCCTTTGTGCTGAAGTCCTTTGGAGGGGCCAAGCCCTACATCTTTGTGGACCCCGCCCACATTGCCCAGGCCAAGGCCTGGTTGGCCAGTCACCAGCAGACGGATGGCTGCATCGCGTCAGTGGGGAAACTCTTCCATAACGGCATGAAG GGAGGGGTTGGGGATCAAGTGTCACTCACTGCCTACATCACCGCTGCACTGCTGGAGCTGGATGGCAACACTTCT GACCCCATGGTGGAGAAGAGTCTGATGTGTCTGAAGGCAGCAGTGTCTGACCAGCTGGAGAACACCTACACCATGGCCCTGCTATCGTACACCTTCACCCTGGCCCAAAACCAGGACATGAGGGCCAAGCTcatcacccacctggacaagatGGCTGCTACCTCCG GTGGCAATCGTCACTGGGAGAGACCAGAGGCTTCTGGGACAAAGACAGACTCTCTGGAGGTGGAGATGACATCCTATGTGCTGCTGGCGCTGCTCTCCGGTCCCACCATACCAGGCTTTGGGCTGGAATACTCCACTGGCATCGTCCGATGGCTGGCCCAGCAGCAGAACCCCTATGGAGGATTCGCCTCCACACAG GACACAGTGGTTGCACTGCAGGCCCTGGCCAAGTACGGTGCTGCCACCTTCAGTCCAGAGGGCGCTAGTACAGTCAGTGTGAGCTCGGCCGGCGGCCTGAAGATGGAGTTTACTGTGAATCAGAACAACAGGCTGCTCTATCAGGAGGAGCAGCTGAGGGAGGTCCCTGGGGACTACAACATCAAGGCACAGGGCAAAAGCTGCGTGTTTGTGCAG ATCGCCATGCACTACAATATTCCCCCTCCTCCTGACTTCTCTGCTTTCAACATCTCAACAGAGACACTCGGGAAATGTGACGGCACCAAGAAATCTCTGATCGTGTCTGTGGCTGTCAG TTACAATGGTCGGCGAGAGGAGACCAACATGGTGATCATCAATGTCAAGCTTCTCTCAGGCTTCGTCTTGGACAAGTCCTCCCTCAGGCCT TTGAAAAATGACCCCACTGTCAAACGTGTTGACCTGGAGGAAGGACATGTCATCATCTACCTAGATGGG CTCAAGCAGAAGGAAACGAAGACGTACAGCCTAGCCATAGAGGAGGATGTGCCTGTGAGGAATCTGAAACCAGCTGTGGTGAAAGTGTATGACTACTACCAGACAA GTGATGAAGCTGTGAGTGAATACAGCTCCCCGTGTGCAGAGA